The following are encoded together in the Phaseolus vulgaris cultivar G19833 chromosome 9, P. vulgaris v2.0, whole genome shotgun sequence genome:
- the LOC137821005 gene encoding disease resistance-like protein DSC1: MLHFFISCSFLCVISYFVLWIVKRQKPVEEKHLLDNCTPQTKYDVFVSFRGEDIRDGFLSHLIMDFERKKINAFVDVKLERGDEVWSSLVGAIKGSSISLIIFSQDYASSHWCLEELVTILECRDKYGQILIPVFYKVEPTDVRYQSSKSYQNAFAKHQRRYETNKVQIWRDSLKKSTQISGIASSKYPVDAELVKEIVKVVLEKLAKPSVNLKRLVGIDEKIATVESLIGKEPEDTRLIGIWGMGGMGKTTLVEEVFNKLKFKYDASCFLANERDQSNKHGIIPLKKSIFSKLLGYEVDIDTPNSLPEDIVRRIGGMKVLIVLDDVNDLEHVEKLLGSLDNFESGSRVIVTTRNRQVLKANKFDEEYQLRKFSFDEALQLFNLNVFKNSDHQREYNELSERVVNYSQGVPLVVKVLAARLRGNEKEVWESELDRLKKMPLREVYDVLKWSYDDLDRKEQQVFLDLACFFLRLRKSVNVGSIKSLLKDGERDNSVAVDLKRLEDRALITISNEHSLHEMVLEIVQCKSSEDNVVFMHDSVQEMAWEIVRRESSRPASRSRLWDPDDVYEALKDNKGNESIRSIRIQLSTIKKQKLSPQIFAKMSMLQFLEISGNCNDDLFHQHYILAEGLQLLATELKFLYWDHYPLKSLPENFSTEKLVILSLQQGSVEKLWDGVKNLVNLRELDLNSSLKLKEVPDLWKATNLEVVDLMCCSMVKALPSFEHQSKLRILDLSYCNKLEAIPELPLLLKTLDVHSCKSLQTLPEFPMSLETLDVRGCHSLQTLPELPLSLEILDTEFCTSLLSLPKLPRSLKTLKATKCESLQVLPKLPLTLETLEATKCGSLQTLPELPQFLTTLDVNGCKSLQTLPKLPMTLKNLDVRHCEHLQTLPNLPLSLESLDFKGCESLRALPKLPQFLNTLDVSGCMSLQTLPEFPLFLETLDARGCESLQTLPELPMCLKSLDVSGCVSLQTLPELPLSLETLDVRGCESLQILPKLPLSLGTLDVKGFEPLQTLPELPLSLETLEVRGCEFVQEVVDLPLSVETLDTKLCISLKNAKTLPSSLKTLQVTDCESLQTLPELPHSLITLNTQYCSSLQTLPELPQYLKTLNVIRCQSLLCLPDLPLCLETLEVTECESLQNFPELPQFLKTLDVNGCKSLQTLPDLPLRLETLDVRGCESLQTIPKLPLSLETLDVRGCESLQKLQNLPLSLETLDVTGCESLQIIIEFPQSLKTLQATNCESLQTLPKFPHSLKTLDLNGCKSLQTLPELPLSLETLDVRCCDSLLTLPELPLSLQNLDIRGCESLETLPELPMSLKSLDFRACESLEALPELPLSLENLDVRGCETLQSLPKLPFSLKILQATECESLQTLPELPPFLKILDVNGCKSLQFLPHLPLSIETLDIRGCESLEALPELPLSLETLDTELCTSLQTFAKFPPSLKTLEATVCESLQTLPELPWTLQTLNVQYCSSLQNLPKLPLSLKTLNVSCCQSMESLPELPPSLETLDVSGCISIQTLPKLPVSLKALNAKDCESLKTVLFPSTTVEQLKENRKWLLFWNCLNLDEHSLLAMGLNSRINVTKFANHHLSSPNHDDVENYNDYDDKYGSYQAGYIYPGSSMVEWLENKTTKDYLIIDLSSPAFSPRLGFIFCFILDKCQDTEMFGKLEVNLIISDGDGEGQKDTVGMYIDIAWTIESDHVCVIYDQRCSDMLNRRANIQTRFKIQVSKGIQTSDTGTGILSKLAFKGFGVSPISTSAYKSFIQQMELHDSIFQFHQKN; this comes from the exons ATGCTGCATTTCTTTATTTCTTGTTCATTTCTTTGTGTGATTTCTTACTTTGTCTTGTGGATAGTTAAAAGACAAAAGCCTGTTGAGGAAAAACATTTGTTAGACAACTGCACTCCTCAAACAAAGTATGATGTTTTTGTTAGTTTTAGAGGTGAGGACATCCGCGACGGGTTTCTTAGCCATTTGATCATGGATTTTGAGAGGAAGAAAATAAATGCATTCGTAGATGTTAAACTTGAGAGGGGAGATGAAGTATGGTCATCACTTGTTGGAGCAATTAAAGGGTCATCCATTTCATTGATCATATTCTCACAAGACTATGCTTCTTCTCATTGGTGTTTAGAAGAGCTTGTGACAATACTTGAATGTAGAGATAAGTATGGACAGATTCTAATCCCTGTTTTCTACAAAGTTGAACCCACAGATGTACGATATCAATCATCCAAGAGTTACCAAAATGCATTTGCTAAGCATCAAAGAAGATATGAGACCAACAAGGTGCAAATCTGGAGAGATTCTTTGAAGAAATCTACTCAAATATCAGGAATTGCATCATCAAAATATCC GGTTGATGCTGAGCTGGTTAAAGAAATAGTGAAGGTTGTTCTTGAAAAGTTAGCTAAACCCTCAGTTAACTTGAAAAGATTGGTTGGAATTGACGAAAAAATTGCAACTGTTGAATCACTGATAGGAAAAGAACCAGAAGACACACGTCTTATTGGAATTTGGGGCATGGGAGGTATGGGAAAAACAACTCTCGTGGAAGAAGTGTTTAATAAACTGAAGTTTAAATACGATGCTTCTTGTTTTTTAGCCAATGAGAGAGACCAATCAAACAAACATGGAATAATTCCTTTGAAGAAAAGTATTTTTTCTAAACTATTAGGATATGAAGTGGATATTGACACACCAAATTCGTTGCCTGAAGATATTGTTAGGAGAATTGGTGGTATGAAGGTTCTTATTGTTCTTGATGATGTGAATGATTTAGAACACGTAGAGAAATTACTGGGATCTCTTGATAACTTTGAATCAGGTAGTAGAGTAATTGTGACAACCAGAAATAGGCAAGTGCTAAAGGCTAACAAATTTGATGAGGAGTATCAGCTTAGAAAATTCAGTTTCGATGAAGCACTTCAACTTTTCAATTTGAATGTCTTTAAAAATAGTGATCATCAAAGGGAGTACAATGAGCTTTCAGAAAGGGTGGTGAATTATTCCCAAGGTGTTCCTTTAGTGGTTAAAGTTTTGGCTGCTCGTCTACGTGGAAACGAAAAGGAAGTATGGGAAAGTGAGTTAGACAGGCTTAAAAAAATGCCTCTTAGAGAAGTTTATGATGTCCTAAAATGGAGTTATGATGATCTAGATCGTAAAGAGCAACAAGTTTTTCTAGATTTGGCATGTTTCTTTCTTAGACTGCGAAAATCAGTGAATGTGGGTTCTATAAAATCGTTATTGAAAGATGGAGAAAGAGATAATTCAGTGGCTGTTGATTTGAAAAGGCTTGAAGATAGAGCTCTCATAACAATTTCTAACGAGCACAGTTTACATGAAATGGTTTTGGAGATTGTTCAATGTAAGTCAAGTGAGGATAATGTTGTTTTTATGCATGATAGTGTTCAAGAAATGGCTTGGGAGATTGTTCGTAGAGAGTCTAGCAGACCTGCAAGTCGTAGCAGATTGTGGGATCCTGATGATGTTTATGAAGCATTGAAAGATAACAAG GGAAATGAGTCCATTAGAAGCATACGAATTCAATTGTCAACAATTAAGAAGCAAAAGTTAAGCCCTCAAATATTTGCCAAGATGAGCATGCTACAATTTCTGGAAATTTCTGGGAACTGCAATGATGATTTATTCCATCAACATTATATTCTTGCTGAAGGGCTTCAACTTTTGGCCACTGAGCTAAAATTTCTTTACTGGGATCATTACCCTCTAAAATCCTTGCCAGAAAATTTTTCTACAGAAAAGCTTGTAATATTGTCATTGCAGCAAGGCAGTGTGGAAAAACTTTGGGATGGTGTGAAG AATTTGGTAAATTTAAGAGAACTTGACCTCAATAGTTCTCTCAAATTAAAGGAGGTACCAGATTTATGGAAAGCCACAAATCTTGAAGTAGTGGATCTCATGTGTTGTTCTATGGTAAAAGCACTTCCCTCATTTGAACATCAAAGCAAGCTTAGAATTTTAGATTTAAGCTATTGCAACAAGCTTGAAGCAATACCAGAGCTTCCCTTGTTACTAAAGACTCTAGATGTTCATAGTTGCAAATCCCTTCAAACTCTACCAGAGTTTCCTATGTCCCTTGAAACTTTAGATGTTAGAGGTTGCCATTCTCTTCAAACTCTACCCGAGCTCCCCCTATCCCTTGAAATTCTAGACACAGAATTTTGCACTTCACTTCTATCTCTGCCAAAGCTTCCTCGGTCCCTCAAGACTCTCAAAGCAACAAAATGTGAATCTCTTCAAGTTCTACCAAAGCTCCCCCTAACCTTGGAAACACTAGAAGCCACAAAATGTGGATCTCTTCAAACTCTACCAGAGCTTCCCCAATTCCTTACAACTCTAGATGTCAATGGTTGCAAATCTCTGCAAACTTTACCAAAACTTCCCATGACCCTTAAAAATCTGGATGTTAGACACTGTGAGCAtcttcaaactcttccaaatctTCCACTCTCCCTTGAAAGTCTAGATTTTAAAGGTTGTGAATCTCTCCGAGCTCTACCAAAGCTTCCCCAGTTCCTTAATACCCTAGATGTCAGTGGTTGCATGTCTCTTCAAACTTTACCAGAATTTCCCTTGTTCCTTGAAACTCTAGATGCCAGGGgttgtgaatctcttcaaacTTTACCAGAGCTTCCCATGTGCCTTAAATCTCTAGATGTTAGTGGTTGTGTATCCCTTCAAACTTTACCTGAGCTTCCTCTATCCCTTGAAACTTTAGATGTTAGAGgttgtgaatctcttcaaatTCTACCAAAACTTCCCCTATCCTTAGGAACTCTAgatgtcaaaggctttgaacCTCTCCAAACTTTACCAGAACTTCCCCTATCCCTTGAGACTTTAGAGGTAAGAGGTTGTGAATTTGTTCAAGAAGTAGTAGATCTTCCATTGTCAGTTGAAACTCTAGATACAAAATTATGCATTTCACTTAAGAATGCAAAAACTCTTCCTTCATCTCTTAAAACACTACAAGTCACTGACTGTGAGTCTCTTCAAACCTTGCCTGAGCTTCCTCATTCCCTCATAACACTAAATACCCAATATTGCTCTTCACTTCAAACACTTCCTGAGCTTCCACAGTACCTTAAAACCCTAAATGTCATACGTTGTCAGTCACTTCTTTGTCtacctgatcttccattatgCCTTGAAACACTAGAAGTCACAGAatgtgaatctcttcaaaatTTTCCAGAACTTCCCCAATTCCTTAAAACTCTAGATGTCAATGGTTGCAAATCTCTTCAAACATTACCAGATCTTCCCTTGAGGCTTGAAACTCTAGATGTCAGAGgttgtgaatctcttcaaacCATACCTAAGCTTCCCTTGTCCCTTGAAACTTTGGATGTGAGAGGatgtgaatctcttcaaaagcTACAAAACCTTCCTTTGTCCCTTGAAACTCTAGATGTCACAGgttgtgaatctcttcaaatTATAATAGAGTTTCCCCAATCTCTTAAAACTCTACAAGCCacaaattgtgaatctcttcaaacTTTACCGAAGTTTCCCCATTCACTTAAAACTTTAGATCTTAATGGTTGCAAATCTCTTCAAACTCTACCAGAGCTTCCCCTATCCCTTGAGACTTTAGATGTTAGATGTTGTGATTCTCTTCTAACTCTACCTGAGCTTCCTCTTTCACTTCAAAATCTAGATATCAGAGgttgtgaatctcttgaaactCTACCAGAGCTTCCCATGTCCCTTAAATCATTAGATTTCAGAGCTTGTGAATCTCTTGAAGCTCTACCAGAACTCCCCTTGTCCCTTGAAAATCTAGATGTTCGAGGTTGTGAAACTCTTCAAAGTCTACCAAAGCTTCCATTTTCATTGAAAATTCTACAAGCTACAGAATGTGAATCTCTTCAAACTCTTCCAGAGCTGCCCCCATTCCTTAAAATTCTAGATGTCAATGGTTGTAAGTCTCTTCAATTTCTACCACATCTTCCCCTATCCATTGAAACTCTAGATATCAGAGGTTGTGAATCTCTTGAAGCTCTACCAGAACTCCCCTTGTCCCTTGAAACTCTAGATACAGAACTATGCACTTCACTTCAAACTTTTGCAAAGTTTCCTCCTTCCCTTAAAACTCTTGAAGCCACAGtttgtgaatctcttcaaacTTTACCAGAGCTTCCTTGGACCCTTCAAACTCTTAATGTCCAATATTGTTCTTCACTTCAAAATTTACCAAAGCTTCCCTTATCCCTTAAAACACTAAATGTTTCATGTTGCCAATCAATGGAGAGTCTGCCAGAGCTTCCACCATCCCTTGAAACTCTAGATGTCAGTGGTTGCATTTCCATTCAGACTTTACCAAAGCTTCCCGTGTCACTTAAAGCTCTAAATGCTAAAGATTGTGAATCTTTGAAGACCGTATTGTTTCCTTCAACAACAGTTGAACAATTAAAGGAAAATAGGAAATGGCTTCTGTTCTGGAATTGCTTGAACTTAGATGAACATTCACTACTTGCTATGGGGTTGAATTCACGAATCAACGTTACGAAATTTGCAAATCACCACCTATCTTCACCAAATCATGATGATGTGGAAAATTACAATGATTATGATGATAAATATGGTTCTTATCAAGCTGGTTACATATATCCAGGAAGCAGTATGGTAGAGTGGTTGGAGAATAAGACAACAAAGGATTATTTAATCATTGATCTGTCTTCTCCTGCCTTTTCCCCCAGGTTGGGCTTTATTTTCTGCTTCATCCTTGATAAGTGTCAAGACACAGAAATGTTTGGAAAACTTGAAGTTAACCTCATCATAAGTGATGGTGATGGAGAGGGTCAAAAGGACACTGTTGGAATGTACATAGATATTGCCTGGACAATTGAATCAGATCATGTGTGTGTGATATACGACCAAAGATGTTCTGACATGCTAAATAGGAGGGCTAACATTCAAACAAGGTTTAAAATCCAGGTTTCAAAAGGGATTCAAACCAGTGACACAGGAACTGGCATACTGTCCAAACTTGCTTTCAAAGGATTTGGGGTGAGCCCTATCAGCACCTCAGCATATAAAAGTTTCATTCAACAAATGGAATTGCATGATTCAATATTTCAATTTCATCAAAAAAATTGA